A window of Fictibacillus halophilus contains these coding sequences:
- a CDS encoding acyltransferase — protein MERIYSIDYIKFFAIFAVVVIHVFPLDGFAGYFIIDNAARFAVPFFFAASGYFFAQKMKHEDVPFLYFKSYCIKLIKLYFVWLIFYTSYDVVLILQDRVHIEEKLRAYFKQFTLLNLLYYGKGTSGYQLWFLTALIWSTFAVYIFFRFKQITVLFMISFCLNLIGLLGQAYTMFVKLPINSTRDAMFFGLFYTTLGALFALNSRLSGLNKVSGQTFLGLALIGVVVQAMEGYILDKVLSGSHGEYFFSTILLTAFLFLFALNYKSLGKGLYVTKVGANALGIYIIHVFLLDVFNKFIKFVNLDHISENFFWNLCYTLFIFISSYFTYDYLQKIKRNIKQ, from the coding sequence ATGGAACGTATTTATTCCATTGATTATATAAAATTTTTCGCGATTTTTGCTGTTGTTGTTATACATGTTTTTCCTCTGGATGGTTTTGCGGGTTATTTCATTATTGATAATGCAGCTAGGTTTGCTGTTCCCTTTTTCTTTGCAGCATCTGGTTACTTTTTTGCTCAAAAGATGAAACATGAAGATGTCCCTTTTCTCTATTTTAAAAGCTATTGTATAAAGCTGATTAAGCTCTATTTCGTATGGTTGATTTTTTACACCAGTTATGATGTTGTTCTTATCCTACAAGATAGAGTTCATATTGAGGAAAAACTGAGAGCATATTTTAAACAATTTACTTTATTAAATCTTCTTTATTATGGAAAAGGAACGAGCGGCTATCAGCTTTGGTTTTTGACAGCTTTAATTTGGTCAACGTTCGCTGTTTATATATTTTTTAGGTTTAAACAAATAACTGTACTCTTTATGATTAGTTTTTGTTTAAACTTGATCGGCCTATTAGGTCAGGCATATACAATGTTTGTTAAATTACCTATTAACAGCACTCGTGATGCAATGTTCTTTGGGTTGTTTTACACGACACTTGGGGCATTGTTCGCATTAAATAGTAGACTGAGCGGCTTAAATAAAGTAAGTGGTCAGACGTTTTTGGGTTTAGCTCTTATCGGTGTAGTTGTTCAAGCAATGGAGGGTTATATATTAGATAAAGTATTGTCAGGTAGCCATGGCGAATACTTTTTCTCAACGATTCTTTTAACAGCGTTTTTATTTTTATTTGCCCTTAATTATAAATCGCTAGGAAAAGGTTTATATGTAACAAAAGTAGGAGCTAATGCTTTAGGCATATATATCATTCACGTGTTTTTATTAGATGTGTTTAATAAATTTATTAAATTTGTAAATTTAGATCATATATCGGAGAACTTTTTCTGGAATTTGTGCTATACCCTTTTTATCTTTATAAGCTCATATTTCACTTATGATTATCTTCAAAAAATAAAACGCAACATAAAGCAGT